The Candidatus Hydrogenedentota bacterium DNA window CCCCTCGCCGAGGATCTGCGTCATCGGCCAGCCCGACAGGGTCCACACAAACCGCTGGTCTTTCGGTTGCTGCGCGTTCTGCTCGATTGCATCCAAGACGCGGTCCGCCATCTCCGTGCGGTATTCATGCACGACGTCCTGCGCCATCGCCGTGTACCCGATATCGAAATGCGTCTTGTAGACAATGATCACCGTCTCCGGGGTACCCGCCCACGCAACAACGCCCGGTGCAACGAGCGTGAAGACAACTCCCGCCAGAGATACAAGCGATATCTTCAAACGATGGAACATGATCATTACCGATCCCCCAGTCAATAAATTCCCCGCATCGTGGCTTCAGCCTAGCACATGATTCAACGCGACGGCGATGAACCTTAGGGGGGGTGCCCCCGTGCAATTTGACGGTTCAAGGGGGTGTCCCGGAATAAAGATCTCTCCCGCGGAGGCGCAGAGGCGCAGGGAGCGCGCGTTGGTTACAGGTTCTCGGGCTTGGAGGTTGGGTTTGAGAAATTCAACCACCGATGAACACCGATGCACTCCGATTGTCAGAGAGCCGAGCCTGGGTCCGGAGACTATGTCACAACACGGGAGACTATTCGGTCGTTAGCTGACTCAAGTGCCGGCGGACAGAGCTCTGGCTCTCGTGTGTAACACCTCATAGATATGCGCGAGTTTGTTGCACTGGGTTGGAGCGGCGGAGTGGGGAAGGGGAGACCATTCGGTCGTTAGCCGACAGGTGTGTCGGCGGAGTGGCTGGGTCAGGAGACCCCGCCACAACACGGGGAAGAAAGATCTTTCGCGCAGAGGCGCAGAGGCGCAGGGAGCGCAGGGAGCGCAGGGAGCGCACGTTGGTTGCAGGTTCTCGGGCTTGGAGGTTGGGTTTGAGAAATTCAAGCACCGATGAACACCGATGCACGCCGATTGTCAGAGAGGCTGGGGCGGGAGATTAAGTCGCAACACGGGAGACCATTCGGTCGTAAGGAGCGGCTGGGTCAGGAGACCCCGCCGCAACACGGGTCAGGAGACCCCGCCACAACAGAGCCCGCAGTGCAACGAACTTTCCCTTTATTAATGGAAACGTTGTTATGCGCGTCGTGTTTAGTTGCGCGCGGGATGGATTACGTAACACAGGAGAAGAGTCATGGCTACCGGTACAAATCCGAGGTATGTCGAAGAGTTGCGCATTGGCGGGGGATATGGCGATAGCGCCGATGGCGGGGCGGATTTCGAGAAGGATGGCGATATCGCGACCAATGGCAACCTTGTCGTGGATGGGGATGTCGCGGTGGGGTTGAGCGAGGCGGCGGACCATCGTGTCACAGTGACGGCGGGGGCGTCGAATACGGCGGGAATCGAGTTGAACCAAGCGAACGCGAGCAACGGGGCGTCGCTGCGTTTCTCGGGAGCGGATGGCAAGCTCACGTTGGGCACGCGGAACGGAAGCACGTCGCCGGTGAACGCGTTGGAAGTGGTTAAGGGTTCGTCCAACTTGCGCGTGAACGGGGCCCTGGGCGTCGGGGCCGATCCCGCGGGTGCGGCGCTGGCCGTGCAGTCGTCGCCGGTGACGCGGTCCGTGACGTCCGTGACGCGTTCGAGCTCCACCGCAACGGTGGTGGCCAACAGCCACGGGTTCGCCAACGGGAGCTATGTGACGCTGTCGGGCGCGACGCAGCAGGAGTACAACGGCACGTTCGCGATCACGCTCGTGGACGCGAATACGTTTACCGTGGTCGTGCCGGGGTCACCTGTCACTCCGGCGACGGGGACGATTCAGGCGAAGTCGGCGACGGCGGTCCGAATCGACGAAACGGGCAGCGTGGGTCCGCTGGTCGTGCTTCCTAACACGAGCTTTAGTTACTTGAACCCCGGAACTACGTCGGTGGGCGCGTCGATTGCCAGCCGTCAGAACGGACACCTCAGCGTGGACGTCGCGGGCAACGATGCGCGCGACGCGTTTGCCGTGCGCACCAATTCCGGGACCAGCGGCGCGGCTTTGAATGCCATTCCTTTTGTGGTGAACTGCGCGAACCGCGTGGGCATCAACACGAACGACCCCGCCGAGGCGCTCGACGTGAACGGAAATATCCGTCTGACCGGCGACATTACCGTGCGAGGGGGCGACGTGGTGGCGGGCGTGCAAACCAGCATGCGCGGAATTGTCGCGGCCTTGAACGGGGCCGGCGGCAACACGCCGGGTTGCATCAAGCTGGCGTCGCCTAACGGCACGATCTGGTATGTGTTCGTGGAAGACGACGGCACCCTCAAAGTGCACAACGCCTTGCCCACCCAAAACGCGGACGGGGCAGTGGTCGGCACGCAGTATTGAGACACGGGGTCGTTGCCGCGTTATTCAAGCGCTCCGTAGCATGTTGCGAGCAGTTCCGCCGCTTCAAGTTCGGGGAGCGGGTAGTCTTTTACCGTGAGCGTGTTGCCTGCCACTTCTGCTAGCGGAAATCCCGTCCAAGCGCCGTTTACCTTCGCGCGCACGTAGGCTTGCGCATCGGCACTGACCGCAGGCCACGTCGCGGGCGGTTGCGTCGCGAGTGTGAGGTGTGAGTCGTCTTGACGCGATGCGTTGCCGGCGAATTGGGCCGGGCCATTTTCGAGACCTCTGCCGTGGTATAGGAGTGCCGTTGCGCCGACGCTGAGGGCGTGTGGTGGAGCGCCCTCGGCGATGCGCACCACGGCAAAGGTTCCCTGAAAGCGAATCCCGTCGACTTCACCGGGCGCGTCGAAATCGTTGAAGACGTAATAGACGCCGAAAGACGTTTCGATTTTCGCGGCCACCGCGCGCGGTCCTGCTTCAGGTACGTCTAGGCGGATCGCTTGCGTAATCGGAAATGCGTTCGCGTCGGCGGCAGGCTCGTGGATGGCGAAGTACGTGCTCGTGAGGTTGTCGCCTTCGCGCACGGCGTCGAGATAGCGCGCGCGGCGTCCGGCTTCTTTGATCTTCCGCTGCGCCGGGCCGTTGGATGCCTCGACGCGGTTGCACGGAGACAGCATCCACATGCGGTAGGCCCCTTCTGCATCGCGCCACGTCGCTTGCCACGCATCGCCATCCGGCGTTGCGGCGCGCACGTCACGCAGGCCGAAAATGTCTTCTCGGGCGAGACTGGCTCCGACTTGGGGCAGTTGCGGTTCGGGAGGCATGGTCACGCCGGTGACTGACAGCGATGCGTCGGCGGTGTCGCTGGCCGCGTACTCCGTGCAGATGCGAAATGCGTGCTTCTTACCGCCTGACGCGCGGAAGAGATCGACGACAAACGTTTTCTCGTCCGGGCCTTTGATGAGCACAACGCGACGGCGGTATTCGGTGCATTGCGCATAGGCATTCGATGTGGCTTCCACGACCGAGGCCATTGGCGAGGTGGCCATAAACGAAAACTCCGCGATACGGTCCTTGGCGCGCTGCGCCGCATCATCAACGACGATGAGGTTGTGGCTCTCCGTTGAATGTATCCATGAGTTGACGGGCATGTCGCCGACGTATCCGAGGTCATCCAACACGGCGCGGCCATTCGCGCGGTAGAAGAGCGCGAGGTTGTCGGTGTGGCGATGGCCGCCGCTGGGATTGAAAGGCAGGGCGAGCGTGGCCGGGGTCTTCGAAGAGCCGTGACGCAAGACCGCTGTCTGCCAAGCGGGGAAACACGTTTCCGGCAAAGCGAGTCCGGTATCCTTCTGAAGCGCGGACTCCTCCAGGTTAAACAGCGCATACTCCGTCATGTTCGCCGCGCCCAACGCAGGCAAGGTTCCTTCGAAGAGGTCGGGGTAGTGGCGCAGTCCCATCTGCGGCAACGACACCGACGGTTTTGCGCCGGAATTGGTGTCGCTCAAAGGGAGATAGGTTCCTTCCGACGATAGGGTCCAGAGGACCGCGCGATACATCAGCTTCAGTTTCGGATCGCTGGTGTAATAATCGACGGGCGCGCGGCCGGTCTGGGCCGCATCCGGCCACACGAAACCGTGCAGCGTTTCGGGAACATCCAGGAGGCTGCCCAGGTACATGTTGTTGTACGCGGGGCTTTCCACACTGAAGCCGTCGTAATTGAAGGAGGCGTCGCGCACGCGCTCGTAGCCGGTCAAGGCCGTAACGGCCATCTCGGTGATGCCGAGGCACTTCGCGACGGAGGCCATGGCCGAATAGACACGGGGCGACTTGTTGTTGTAGATGTCCGCCTTGTTCGCGCCGCCAAGATAAGGTTCGGCTCCCATGGTGTATTCGAGCAGGAGATCGCGTTCGACGATCGTGCGGTCGGCGACACTCCACACGGGTGCGCCCGTCGCATCCGCGGCGGTGCAGGTAAGGTCGTAGGCCTCGCACAGGAAAGAGAGATTGCCTATGCCGTCCGTACTCGGGTGCGCGCGGCCCGCGCCCCAGAAGTCGCGCAACATGGCGGCCTTCTCGACCGAGTCCTTCGCGTAGGCGTCTTCACACAAGTGCCGCTTCCATTCGATGGGCAGCGACCGGTCGTGCCATGCCGCGTACATGGGGTCGCAGTCGGCGTAGGTGTCCCAATAGTCGCGGTACGGCCAGTTGCGGTAACAGCGGGCGTAACGGACCAGGATGTCGCGCGTGGCCGCCGCGTAACGCACGTCGCCCGTGAATGCGTAGGCAAACGCCGTGCTGCGGGCAGCACCGATCATGAATCCGATCTTCCGCTCACGGATGAACCCCGTGAAGCTGACGTGAATGGGATGGCCCACCCAATGCCAGGCGAGTTTGCCGGAGCGGTCATCGGGGTTGGCGCGTTCTGCGTCGTTGAGGTAATAGCCGATGCGCCTTCCCAAGCGGGGCAACTCGAGGGTCGCGGATTCGGGGAAGGCGGGATCGGGGTAGGCTTGGCCGCATTCGGCGCACTTCAGTGTATCCGGCTCTTTGTACGACCACTGCGCCAGGGTATGCCCAACGGCTTCCTGACTCTTAACGCCCACGCATTTCGGGCACGTGAATCCGTATCCGTTGGCGGGCGCTTCCTCGGGGATCATCGAGTCGATCCATCCCGAGGGCTGGGAGATGACGTAGGACGCAATCGAGAGCTGCGAGTCGAGCCACTTCGTTGCGCGTTCATTCGATTCGGTGGCCGCGCGCGCTCGCGCGATGCTGTCCGGTAGATAGAGCACGGGGTGATTCACCGTGGCGCTGTGCGCGAGAAGGGCGTCTTTGCGGCGCTCGATTTCTTCGCGAAATGCGCGTTCCTGTTCCGAGACTCCCGGCGATTGCCAGGGCATCAAGGCTGCGCCGCGTGTTACCGCGCGCACATACTCCGTTTTGCGCGATTCGAGAGTTGGATCCTGGGCAGTCGCAGCCGTCTGAATCAGAAACGTTGCGAGCAGGACGGCAATGGAGCCTTGCACGAAGCGCGGCATGTCTTCTCCCCATATTCGGTGGATGATTCCCTGGTCACCGAAAGCTAGCAGATCGGGCGCTAAAACGCTACCATGACGCGAGTTCGGCGTGGGGAACAACGCGTGGAGTGTAGCGAGCCATGAAACATGTTGGGGCAGGCATTCTCATTATGCTAATTGCGGGGCTTCCGGCGGCGGGGCAGACGCCCGCGGATTCGGAAGTGTTCAAACGTGTTTTTGGCATCTCACGTTTTCTTCCTGTCGATCTCGTCGAGCAAGCACAAAAACTTCCCGCCGGGGAAAAACTCAAGCGAGACACCAATAACGACGGGAAGACGGACGAAATCTGGTATTTCGACACCGACAAGCGCCACACGATTTCGCCATTGCTGGTGCGCGTGGTCGATGAAGACGGCGACATGGACGCGATGCAGCGCGGCGATCTCGATTCGGATATCTATTTCTGGGACCACCGTGCCGATGGTTACATCGATTGCGTGACGGATTATCAGGACGACGACAAAGACGGCGACCTCGATCAGATGGGTATCTTCTACGACAAGAAGTGGCCCGACGAGAAGGACGACATCACCGTATGGTGGGCCGTTGATGTTGGTGACGACAACATGCTTTGGTTTGACGTCAACGGCAACTACGACCAGCCGCTCTGTCAATGGCGCACGCATTTCAGCGGCGACGAGCTCTTCTATCAGTTCCGCCTTGCGGAAGGCGACGCGACGTGGATGAGCATGTGGGAAGACCCGTTTGGATTTTACGATGCGGACGACGACCGGTGCAGCGAAACGGTCGTGCGCATCAGCGCCAAGGGCACAGAAGTGGAGAACCTTCGCTACAGCATCGACGCCGACGACGACGCCAAAGGCCGTAGCACGCACAACTACGATTTCAGTATTACCGCGTTTCCCGGCGAAGGCGGAATGACGCTCGGGCCTGAATATTCGGAGAC harbors:
- a CDS encoding heparinase II/III-family protein, which gives rise to MPRFVQGSIAVLLATFLIQTAATAQDPTLESRKTEYVRAVTRGAALMPWQSPGVSEQERAFREEIERRKDALLAHSATVNHPVLYLPDSIARARAATESNERATKWLDSQLSIASYVISQPSGWIDSMIPEEAPANGYGFTCPKCVGVKSQEAVGHTLAQWSYKEPDTLKCAECGQAYPDPAFPESATLELPRLGRRIGYYLNDAERANPDDRSGKLAWHWVGHPIHVSFTGFIRERKIGFMIGAARSTAFAYAFTGDVRYAAATRDILVRYARCYRNWPYRDYWDTYADCDPMYAAWHDRSLPIEWKRHLCEDAYAKDSVEKAAMLRDFWGAGRAHPSTDGIGNLSFLCEAYDLTCTAADATGAPVWSVADRTIVERDLLLEYTMGAEPYLGGANKADIYNNKSPRVYSAMASVAKCLGITEMAVTALTGYERVRDASFNYDGFSVESPAYNNMYLGSLLDVPETLHGFVWPDAAQTGRAPVDYYTSDPKLKLMYRAVLWTLSSEGTYLPLSDTNSGAKPSVSLPQMGLRHYPDLFEGTLPALGAANMTEYALFNLEESALQKDTGLALPETCFPAWQTAVLRHGSSKTPATLALPFNPSGGHRHTDNLALFYRANGRAVLDDLGYVGDMPVNSWIHSTESHNLIVVDDAAQRAKDRIAEFSFMATSPMASVVEATSNAYAQCTEYRRRVVLIKGPDEKTFVVDLFRASGGKKHAFRICTEYAASDTADASLSVTGVTMPPEPQLPQVGASLAREDIFGLRDVRAATPDGDAWQATWRDAEGAYRMWMLSPCNRVEASNGPAQRKIKEAGRRARYLDAVREGDNLTSTYFAIHEPAADANAFPITQAIRLDVPEAGPRAVAAKIETSFGVYYVFNDFDAPGEVDGIRFQGTFAVVRIAEGAPPHALSVGATALLYHGRGLENGPAQFAGNASRQDDSHLTLATQPPATWPAVSADAQAYVRAKVNGAWTGFPLAEVAGNTLTVKDYPLPELEAAELLATCYGALE